GACGCTCTCCGGATCAAGCCTGCTGTTGAACTGCGGCACCGAGGTGCTGATCGGCGAAGCGATCGTCGTCGGCGAGGCGCGTAAGTATCTCGCGGTCCTGATCGAGCCGGGCCCGGCCGCTACCGCCTCACCGCAGCGCCGTCGTCGGCCACAGCGGCTCGGTCGCCGCCTCCTCGGCCTCGCGCAGTACTCGCAGGACATTGCGACTGGTCAGCGCCTCCAGCTCGGTGCGGGACCAGCCGCGTGCGGCCAGTTCGCGCAGCAGCACCGGGTAGCCGGCCACGTCCGGGAGGTCGGTGGGCTGCCGGTCGACGCCGTCGTAGTCGCCGCCGAGGCCGATGTGCGCCAGGCCGGCGACCTCGCGGGCGTGCTCGACGTGGTCGGCGACCTGCGCCGCGGTGGCTTCCGGGCGCGGGTGGCGGTCGAGCCATTCCTGTAGCCGCGGGTCCGGCGGGGTGGCGAGGGTCTGCGCGTACTGCTCGGCGACCGATTTCGGGTCTTCGCCCGGGCGGGGTGTGCGGGGCCAGGTCCACGGATGCGCGGGCAGCCCGAGGCGTTCGCGCTCGGCGGCGAGGTCGGCGGTCCAGGCGGCGACGTCCGGGGAGATGAAGGGCGGCACGAAGGTGAGCTGGAGGACGCCGCCGTTGGCGCGCAGGCGCTCCAGCACGGTGTCGCTGACGTTGCGCGGGTGGTCGTTGACCGCTCGGGCGCTGGAGTGGCTGAAGATGACCGGGGCCGTGGAAGCGCCGAGCGCCGCGAGCTGGGTGCTCTCGGCGGTGTGCGAGAGGTCCACCAGGACACCGGTGCGGTTGAGCTCGGCGACGATCGCGAGCCCGGTGTCGTCCAGTCCGCCGACGCCCGGCTCGTCGGTCGCCGAGTCGGCCCAGGCGGTGTTGTCGTTGTGGGTCAACGTGACGTAGCGGACGCCGAGCCGGGCGAAGGCGCGCAGCACGCCGGACGAACCGGCCAGGCTGTGGCCGCCCTCGATGCCGAGCAGCGAGGCGATGCGGCCGGTCGCGAAGGCGTCCTCCACATCGGCGGCGGTGTAGGCGATCCGCAGGTCGTCCGGATAGCGCGCGACGAGCCGGTAGACCGTGTCGATCTGCTCCAGGGTGGCCACCGCGGCCTCGGGCTCGGGCAGCGTCGAGGACACGTAGACCGACCAGAACTGTGCGCCCACGCCCCCGGAGCGCAGCCGCGGCAGGTCGGTGTGCAGATCCGCACGGCCCAGGTCCAGGCCCTCCACGCCGGAGCCGGAGCGCGCCCGCAGCGCGAGCGGCAGGTCGTTGTGGCCGTCGAAGACCGGGCTCGCGGCCAGGACCTCGTCCACCAGGGCGGCGGTGCCGCCGTCGGTGTCAGTGCTCATCGATACCTCGCTCACCGATTCCTCCATCCTCGCGCCGCCGACGCGACTGGCGTGACGGGTCCGCCACGGGCAACGAGGCGATCAGCCGCCGCGTGTAGTCCTCCCGGGGCGCGCCCAGGACCACGGCGGTGTCGCCGGACTCGACGATACGGCCCCGGTGCAGCACCGCGACCCGATCCGCGACCTGCTCCACCACGGCCAGGTCGTGGCTGATGAACAGCGCCGCGAAACCCAGCTCCCGCCGCAGACCCGCGAACAGCTCCAGCACCGCAGCCTGCACCGACACGTCCAGCGCCGACGTCGGCTCGTCGGCGACCAGCAGCCGCGGCCGCAGCGCCAGCGCCCGGGCCAGGCTGGCGCGCTGGCGCTCGCCGCCGCTGAGCTCGTGCGGGAAGCGGTCGCCGTGCCCGCGCGGCAGGCGCACGGCGTCGAGCAGCGCCTCGACCTCGGTGCGGATCGCCCGGCGGCCGAGTTCGGGACGGTGCACCCGCAGCGGCTCCGCGACGCTGTCGGCGATGGTGAGCTGGGGGTTGAAGCTGGTGGCCGGGTCCTGGAAAACGAAGCCGAGGTGGCCGGCGCGGGTTCGCTTGGCGGCTCGGCCGAGGCGGCGCAGGTGGCGTGGGTGGTGTGGATGGTGTGGATGGTGCGGGCTGTCCGAGCGGCGCCGCGCCACCGACGGTTCGCCGAGCACACTGCCAGGCACATCGCCGAGCACATCGCCCAGCACATCACCCAGCACGTCGAGCCTGCCCGCCGTGACGCCGGTCAGCCCGGCCACCGCCCTGCCGATCGTGGTCTTGCCCGACCCGCTTTCCCCGACCAGCCCCAGCACCTCGCCGGCCCGGATCTCGAAGTCCACGCCGTCGACCGCCCGGAAAGCACGGCGGCCCAGGCGGCCGGGATAGTCGATCACCAGGCCTGCCGCGCTGACCACCGGTCCGTCAGCCGATTCGAGGGCGGATGCGGCCCGATCCGTGCTGCCGAACACCGGCACAGCAGCCAGCAACTCGCGCGTGTACACATGCGCCGGTGCCGCGAACAGCGTCGCCACCGGCGCCTGCTCCACAATGGCCCCGTCCCGCATCACCGCCACCCGGTCCGCCAGGTCGGCGACCACTCCCATGTTGTGCGTGATCAGCAAGACAGCCGTGCCGAGGTCCGTCCGCAACCGGTGCAGCAGCTCCAGGATCTCCGCCTGCACCGTCACGTCCAACGCCGTCGTGGGCTCGTCGGCCACGATCAGCCGCGTCCCCAACGCCAGCGCCATGGCGATGACAGCACGCTGCTTCTGTCCGCCGGAGAGCTGGTGCGGGTAGTACTTCGCGCGCACGGCCGGATCCGGGATGCCGACCCGGTCGA
This portion of the Catenulispora sp. EB89 genome encodes:
- a CDS encoding ATP-binding cassette domain-containing protein, translating into MPDLLRIDDLHVGFHTDAGAAPAVRGVSLSVAPGEVLALVGESGSGKTVTAKSVLGLLPATAVTTGRVLLGDGAADPDEDVLTASPARLRAMRGTLAAMVFQEPSTALNPVFTIGWQIAEGLRAHGRGSRAERRALAVELLDRVGIPDPAVRAKYYPHQLSGGQKQRAVIAMALALGTRLIVADEPTTALDVTVQAEILELLHRLRTDLGTAVLLITHNMGVVADLADRVAVMRDGAIVEQAPVATLFAAPAHVYTRELLAAVPVFGSTDRAASALESADGPVVSAAGLVIDYPGRLGRRAFRAVDGVDFEIRAGEVLGLVGESGSGKTTIGRAVAGLTGVTAGRLDVLGDVLGDVLGDVPGSVLGEPSVARRRSDSPHHPHHPHHPRHLRRLGRAAKRTRAGHLGFVFQDPATSFNPQLTIADSVAEPLRVHRPELGRRAIRTEVEALLDAVRLPRGHGDRFPHELSGGERQRASLARALALRPRLLVADEPTSALDVSVQAAVLELFAGLRRELGFAALFISHDLAVVEQVADRVAVLHRGRIVESGDTAVVLGAPREDYTRRLIASLPVADPSRQSRRRREDGGIGERGIDEH
- a CDS encoding dipeptidase, encoding MSTDTDGGTAALVDEVLAASPVFDGHNDLPLALRARSGSGVEGLDLGRADLHTDLPRLRSGGVGAQFWSVYVSSTLPEPEAAVATLEQIDTVYRLVARYPDDLRIAYTAADVEDAFATGRIASLLGIEGGHSLAGSSGVLRAFARLGVRYVTLTHNDNTAWADSATDEPGVGGLDDTGLAIVAELNRTGVLVDLSHTAESTQLAALGASTAPVIFSHSSARAVNDHPRNVSDTVLERLRANGGVLQLTFVPPFISPDVAAWTADLAAERERLGLPAHPWTWPRTPRPGEDPKSVAEQYAQTLATPPDPRLQEWLDRHPRPEATAAQVADHVEHAREVAGLAHIGLGGDYDGVDRQPTDLPDVAGYPVLLRELAARGWSRTELEALTSRNVLRVLREAEEAATEPLWPTTALR